In Mercenaria mercenaria strain notata chromosome 13, MADL_Memer_1, whole genome shotgun sequence, the DNA window GTATATTGAGATCAAAACAATGTCTACATATAAGTAATATGACCatctttgatttattttatcaattcATTTGGTTCTACTTGAATGCAATAAAAGAATGAAActtgttgaaatgttttttttgcgcagttttaaattctgtttaaagTGAAATGGACAGTCAtgtaaaaaaagacattttcttcACCTCGTTTATATATATTGCCTAAAAATTAACTAGGGATAAGGAGATGTAATGAAAATTAGTGTCCATTCATGTTTGTGTACTTATATTGACACCTTTCAGTTTTtaatcattgttgttgttttttattcttgtataaaatgaaaaaaatatgttgcgtgcgtttctgaaaaaaatatgcaaCCGGACAATCTAATTGCAAATTATGAAAGAGATGATTATTGATGATGTATTTTATGTGTTTCTTGTTTGTTTCTGCAGACTTTTTATATTGCTATCTTTTATTCTTACGCACTAGTTGAATTTCACATGTAGTTATAAATTTTCGCTAACTGGAAATAACTTGCACAATCACGCACGGTCTtatttatacaaacattttgaAACGGGGTATTGCATGATTTACAGATAAACCGAATGCTTCTCCATGATCAACAAATAAAGTTCAAGAGAAATTAATGATACATAACAGTTCTGAGTATTTTCTGTTTACTCATTCAATCTGaaatttaattgataaaatacttGTAAGAATGAGAAAGTCCAACACAGCAAAGCAACAAATAATGTAATGCTCAAATCTTGGTTGTTCCCATTACGCTAACAAATCTTAGAAAAGTGTTGAGAAGGCACATTAAAGGCACtagctacagtttttccggacgggtcgatattaaccccaacaccgtgccaatttggttgtgtttctaatcgatgtagctcactacagagttggagcggttttctgcgcatgcccggaagtgattatctaatgtcgcgtaagGCCAAAATTCGcgaattattgtatgttcgcatgcatttcatgtaaaatatgtataatatactgactaaatgttagggtaagtatcaccatggttacaaaatatatacatttaaagtacatttagttcaaattgcttcaatccgacatatactggagtctctaatataccggcgctccaactctgcattgagtcacagctgtttctaatcccgtaccgtacccataccgtacatccgtattcgtaaactataggttatGTTCGGAGAAAGACGGAAACtatcatcgttctatgacatcaaaatgcttcagaaacaccttaaaatccgcttattaagaaatctgccgtttgataatttgatatatctctaagtcatttgctcaaacactgaaagagtatttcgtaccaatcTGCGTTgcataaatgcccgccacaccccacctcgttgtaatttgttTTAAGCTAAATCTAATAttgtgacctatcaattttctttctgttttagattaggtacgcattaccaaaggtatgtgcagagtttgattaaattctattatgtgaaactcgataaagtagcagaagtaccaacttaaaattgacaaaaatatacaaaaatagcccttgggtctgctgaacagtTATTCCTTTctctacaaaatcattttcttttgatttctctgagcatgtttcaaatagatatattgttttccgttataaaaatgcttagatatcaaatttatgctgattattgtactttactgaaatatattttaggattatagaaattttgaaaaatgttaaaaatagcaccatatctaggagcaaattaaattgaaacaaagctggtgacctagtatttttatttcatttttcaatacatcataacatgatcttttaatacaaaacatttcattaaaatctattattgggaaaacAAGTTACGAAACTGTAGCAAGCGTCCTTAAACGACGGCATCTGATTTACTCTGGTACGAAATATGCTTCTCCGGGCACTAAAACGATGCTGATATTAGATCGAGTAGAATCAGAACTGTCCTTTTTTGATAACCTTCAACTAGTGGATATCGTGCAACAATATGGAACAACCAAATGTCCACCAAAAGTAGAATACCAGTAGAGAATTCTACCTATAAGCTTTTACGGCTAATCGAAACCTTTTTATTCTACTACTATGCATTTATCAGACCGTATAAGGTAAGGTTTACGTTTACACGGGCAATATAGATTCATCCGGTCAATACAACTGAtggactactttttcaagtatttgtACAATTGGTAGTGTAATCTAGGTCAAGAgttcgaagctcaaacatttTAGTGTTTTATGAGAACAGCCACTATACAGAATAAAACTCATTATAGGGAATCGATTGATCCTACCGATTTCCGTCGCGAAGCGAaagtcgggatcgatccctctacggtaacatgcgatataacGAATGGgatatatactatcaaattaaaaattgTGTCCTTCTGGCACGTGCACAGAGCATCTGACTCCggatgttttggaaaaaaatacgctttttccttgtgcctaaaaAGCGTTctcataacttgtccgaaccgcaacgtcttgcacatcagtacaaatatgggcagtgttgtttttattcctttaaaatgATACGGAATCGATGCTTTCCTTAGACAATTCTTTTTCAAATCTTATGTAATGAGTTGAAGTTGGATcaattcccgattgaggcagtgccttatttcatattatatatccCATCACCGTGAGTCAATGGATTTCCTTCCACCACGAATGATTTAGACCTAacaattacaataaacgactgcttaaaaCTAGTTTTACAACGCCACATATACACAAAGTAAAACTCGATTTCTATCAGATCATCGTACCGTTAAGTATTTAGATTTACTAGGAAAGAGTTCATCTCAACAGTATCTTACACTGCTTGTCTTGTACACGAGGGCCATGTTAGCATTTATAAAACAAAGAGAGCAAGCTATAAAGTAAGGAatgatgttttattgtaaggaattttATGTAACTGAATCGAGCAAGGGTGTATGATATCACAAATGAGTAAATAGCTTAATGGACTTTTTTGTatcgaaaaacatttttaaacaaatatatgttatttacaaatatatgtatttgacAGACTTTATTGATTGCAGAATAAAACACTATGCAGAATATTTCGGTCAGaaattaaatagaatattatGTAATTTGTCTTTCTGGCCCTAAGTTTATCCGCTTCACTTCCGAAAAGCTTCCGAAAAGTTTATTCCTTTCGCCTCTTGGTGAATGAATAAACATTTCCCCAACTTGGAGAATAAACTTATGTTTAGAAAACAGTAAactaatataatataaaaatttttaacctagtttttaaataaatctgaTATTGGCTACATCGAGCTATCAAGTTTTGACACACTTCCGTTGAACGATACTATGACCTATGATCAAGATATCTTTGCGGTCCTTGACTACACTCTCTACACAAACATATAACTTTGGTATCAGCAAAGTTCAGTGACATGTTTTGAACTGAATATAGTTCCGTTTCAGTTAATGTAAAATTGGTATctcaaattaacatttttttgccAATCTGATTGTAAAGACCATCCTTTGAAATAAAAGATTATAATTGATGACAGATCGTCTGTCACCAGAGGTAAATATACACTATGGTTAAAATGGCTAAACGGGATTGGAAAATAATGTGCTTTGTAAGCAGGTTTAACATAAGTGACCTTTATTCAAAGCTAATGTATAACACAACACGAGCTTGACTCTACATGTTTAAAAGTAGAAGCTTCAATGAGATACAAAATCATGTTTAAACACACCTGTTGCTAGCAACCATACTCAAATATGTACTTCTTTATATGTGTAAAGTGACATTCAGGGTAAAGCCATCTAGCTGGCGACCCACGCTTAATAATGGAGCCGTGTCAGTTTGAAATCCAAACCTTTAAATAAATGATCGAATATAATTGATAagaatgataataaatgttcTGTAACCACGAATATTTGTTGGGTTGTTGGTTTGAAAAATACTAGTACGTGTGTACTTATGTTGTCATGATTaatgggtcaaggtcactgtccgCAAGTGTTGCATAGCGTATGCAAATATAGCAACACTTCCTGGCTGGTCGTACTGTGTCTGTTTCCCTGTCTATCTGCCTCTCCAGTAACATGTTTAGGAGTAGGAATTAGTTAAAGAGAGTTTGTTTATTTCTAAGAAACAAATAATTAGATAAGATGATGTGGGAGAAGTCCGTTAGTTTattatgaaatttgaaatgaaaattataaaatattgtaaatgtataaCATGATATTGTAAATTTAGTGTGAAAGTATGAAAACTATTGCTCCAGTGAACAGAAAGCTATGATAAAGTGCGCAGAATACACTTGACGTATCATTAATGTGAAGGCACTAGTAGTTTTTACAATAGAGGCGCGTGCTTTCGGTGGCTTTTGAAAATTAGATTATTACCATTTGTATGACTGTGTGCACAGTAAATGGTGTTTAGTACGAATTTGTGTTAAAAGACAAGAAAACAGGGTAAGATCCTTTTTTATCGTatatgcatattgtacatatttatGCATTACAACATGAGAACGGACACGCATTCTAGGCTATAACTTGTCAAACTAATATTTGAATAGCTATGAATATATAGGCGGATAAGCAGTGAAGCATAACATTAGACAGGGCAAACAACCATCAAAATTCAAGACCTACCACAACCTGACGACCTCTTATCCTCCcatgatctttatgaaaatgttaatgtaCTATACAGCAATGCCACAAGTTGACGGGTTGACAACTTTACAAGTTGTTGgctttttttcaacatttttattcagTCGATGTCTTTTCAGTGTATTTAAAGAAACAcagataaataactatcttataTTGTAGAAGAAGGCTGGTCTAAATCTTGACTAAATACATATTGCTagattaattaaataaaatatctagaGATAACATATATTGTCTTAGTTTTCATTATATCAATTTCACTTTGTAACCATGAAAGCTTAGTAGATGcttatttttttcagtttccaATGCGAATAACGAAAAATTAGTATAATGTATAAACGAAAGTATAATGGGCCAAGTGTGTTGGGCCattataaataattcatttctcGACAGAACGTAAATTTAGGAATTTCAGTTGAATCgtcattttgaaacttttccaTTTATGTAGGTCATTTAAGAATAACCGAAATTTGcctttgttgttatattttcaagtcTTTTGAGATCACCCAGCTTAGACAATCTTCATAATACATGAGAGCTTGATAATTAATAGTTACTgtatttactgtatatgtgtgtgtgttttgtaaaaactttaaaattgtaaataaaatggtATGATAACGAGATAAATTggttttgaaagcaaaataatatAACAAAGATGTCAAGTACCATAATTTAGCTTTAAAAATCGTTAACATAACGGCTTTCTTATGGTTTATGAAACGCTATATGATGACAAGTGATATTATTATATCTTCAAAAGTATAATACATAACTTAAAAGTTATACACAGTAAGTGTTCAATCACGGATTTCCTATAACTTTTATGAACTTTAATCCGTTTGATCAGTTGTTTCACGAGTCTTTTCCTTGCAAATGATACGCTGAACAGACGAACAAGATGAGCTGTTCACTAACATTTAAGCTTATGGCAATAATTGTCAGCGTTACGTGTGATATTTCTATCGGAGATGCTAAGAGAAAAACAAGGAGTCAGTTTAGTTCTCAGGAAAGTCAGTATTTTGACTTCGTTAAGCAGAACCACTCAATCCTCGTGGATTATTTCACGCGTGGCCGCACGAAAGAGAATGTGTATGTTGACGGAAACTCGAAAAAGGAATCATCCCGGCATATGCGTTCGGATTTGCCTTACAGGTCGCTGTGTCCTTGGACTGTGCGCTGGGATGAAGACGAAGAACGGGTGCCGCAATTTATACCGTATGCAGAATGCCAGCAAAAGGACTGCAATTTCAAATTCGCAGAGTTAGATGGTTTTACATCGTTTGAACTGGAAATCGAAACATGTTGCGAACCCGTCACGACCAGTATGACTCTGTTTTATCTTAGTCTCTTATACAAAACTtacatatttttatagatttgtaCAGAAAATTCGACACATTCGATATTGTGAtagaaaacagatttttttcacTCATGCTATTGCTATGTCATTGTAGAAAAATTGAATAGCTCAATTCTAAgtaagatttaaatatttttcttgtatcttGCAGCtatgttttcaataaaagatGAGAAGTATAACTTGCTAAAAAAATGGCCAATAGCATGTATTTGTGCAAAACGTAGGAGTCGTGAGCCGTTGTCTGGTCCATCTATCAGTGATACACAGAGAACACAACAGGAAATGACGTCACACGTTGAAAGTGAGatatttcactatacattttactGCGAATGTCCTTTATTTATGTCAGGAGACACATTACTTTTGTAAGGAAGCATCCTACTGTAGCATGTGTAAAATAGAATTGACTTCATGTCTCCTAAGTAGGACGCACTATCTTGTCAGGTCTAAATGTTTCCTAATTGTTACTAATGATACATAAACATGAGATAATATCCATTAACTCAAAGATTTTACATTTATACAAGTATCCTGATTAAGACTTTTGAATCCTTTTTTAAGACTTAATAGCTCCTTTTTGTAAGTAAACTGACAAATCACAAGTAGTTTCACAACCCGTGAAACCAATTACTTAAACAGATCATAATTGTAGTTTTAGAATTCTCGTCAGACCAAAAGTCAATTTAAAAGCTCAAATTACAGTCTATTTTAAACTATTCCGCATCAATAATGATTACTTTATGCATTTTATAAAAGATGTGACTTACTTTATGCATTTTATAAAAGTTGTGACCTTAAGTGTGTTTTGAATTTGCCTACCAAATTATTTCGAGTCATCTTTTTAACGTTCCTGGTTTTAACACAAAACGATAATTTGGACGAATATAACAACAAGTATATGTAagcttaaaattaaatttgaaatgagTACTTGAAGAAGACTTTTATTCTATCACGTTATTTCTATAATTCTCGTTTAACCAGAAGTCAATTAAAGCTCATCTTACAGTCCATTTTATACCATTCCgcataaataataattatgtaatgcaTTTTAAAACAGATGTGACTCAAAAGTATGTTTTGGATTCTGCATACCAAATTATTTAGAGTCATCTTTATACGTTCCTGGCTTTAAATGTGTGGAAAAAATTATTTAGTTTAATGCCTTGCTTTTCTCATTATTGTTTTCAGCAGATGTCCTCTTTCAGAAGTATGAAAGTCAAAGTGAAGGATATTACAAAGCGGAGAATCCAAATATATACATTGGAGTAGAAAATCCTTCACTAAGCGCTGCACAGCAGGAACGATTTTTGAGGCAAGAAACACTGAAAAAGCATCATTCAGAATCATTCGAAGATGTAATGAAAAAGCAAAGGAGCAGAAAGTTAAAACAAGAATAGACCTAATGAGAACAATTCATCACTGACTACCATAATTATTTGAATACAGTTTTAACTTCTGTTAACGACACATCAGAAGTGCGATTATGTCAATGCACAGACGAATGTTACATGTTTCTCACTGAATTAACTTCAATGCAGCAATAAACAGGTTTTGGTTTACAGCAAGCAAACTGTTCTTCTGCCTCCTTAGCTACTAAGTCTAAAATTTTGAGaatccaaaataaaattaataatgacAATTTAGGGGTAGTGAAGTGTGTTGCAATGTTCATTActattactgcccatgaacagttGAAATAAAACCGAATCTGATTATGTTTTCCTTGATTGCGTTTTATGTTTCTAAACAGATTTATTCATATCACAACACCAGTATCTAAGTGTCTCGTACGGCCGTAAAAACTTACTACGTAACAAATGTAACAATCGGACACAAATGTTACAAATCGACTacagtttattattttgttcaaaaacatAACACTGAATAGTGCTGAAATCgtaattttttcagaaaatgggcAATTTTGCCACATTAAGGTCACATAGGAATGCttttagtagtgagcacaatCAAGTTTGACCATAGGTCTAGCTTCTTTCACAGAATGTATTGTCATTTTACTATGGTCGACAGCTGTGCCCATATTGAAAATTCCAGGATCATTTTAGAATTAAGATAAAACTGAATGTTTCCCATACCtgtaatattaaaagtattttcatttacgtCAGATATTTTCTTAGATAATGAACAAATTGTAAAATAAGGCATGcactttgataaaacaatacatcTTGATGAAAGAACACTTGGATTTACTCCATTTAGAGACTTTCAGTTTTATGCCTTTTTTGAGGCAATAGTGAACCTGCTCCTTTGCCACTTAGAACGGCATCGAATTTTACAATATCAACAAATGTAACAACGATGGAAACAAAGTGACAACGCTGTCTAATGTGATTATCAttttgatgatgatgacgatgatgatgatgatggtgatgatattGAAGATGAGGATGATGTAAGTAAACAATATTGTTGAAAACAATATGTATTAGTTATAGTATGTCATCAGGGCATTGTTATCACATCAAATAACGTAAAAAAACTGTTGTTATTCTTGTTGTCGTCCTCGTTGTAACATTTGTTGCCTTGTAACATTTATTGTGTTGTAACATTTATTGCGTTGTAACATTTGTCGCCTTGTTACATTTGTTGCCTTGTATCATGTgttgtcttgtaatatttgtcgCCTTGTAACATTTGTTGCCTTATATCATTTGTTGCCTTGTAACATTTGTCGCCTTGTAACATTGTTGCCTTGTAACATTTGTCGCCTTGTAACACTTGTCACCTTGTAACATGTGTTGCCTTGTAACATTACATTTGTTGCCTTGTAACATACATGAAAGTTTACTCGGTGTTGCTATTATTTCCGTTCCGTCCGTTAGGATAATAATATAGTGAACTCAATGTCCCTTTACTACAGAGTTCAGCGTAAATCGGTATTGTGCATGAAGGT includes these proteins:
- the LOC123529013 gene encoding uncharacterized protein LOC123529013 isoform X2; the encoded protein is MSCSLTFKLMAIIVSVTCDISIGDAKRKTRSQFSSQESQYFDFVKQNHSILVDYFTRGRTKENVYVDGNSKKESSRHMRSDLPYRSLCPWTVRWDEDEERVPQFIPYAECQQKDCNFKFAELDGFTSFELEIETCCEPVTTTMFSIKDEKYNLLKKWPIACICAKRRSREPLSGPSISDTQRTQQEMTSHVENVLFQKYESQSEGYYKAENPNIYIGVENPSLSAAQQERFLRQETLKKHHSESFEDVMKKQRSRKLKQE
- the LOC123529013 gene encoding uncharacterized protein LOC123529013 isoform X1; its protein translation is MSCSLTFKLMAIIVSVTCDISIGDAKRKTRSQFSSQESQYFDFVKQNHSILVDYFTRGRTKENVYVDGNSKKESSRHMRSDLPYRSLCPWTVRWDEDEERVPQFIPYAECQQKDCNFKFAELDGFTSFELEIETCCEPVTTTMFSIKDEKYNLLKKWPIACICAKRRSREPLSGPSISDTQRTQQEMTSHVETDVLFQKYESQSEGYYKAENPNIYIGVENPSLSAAQQERFLRQETLKKHHSESFEDVMKKQRSRKLKQE